From the genome of Desulfovibrio intestinalis:
AGCCCCAAAAGAATGATGAAACCGAAGCGCTCAATGCTCAAATAGCTCATAGCAGCGTTGAAAGGCAGAAAATAGGCCACAACCTTGCTGCCGTCCAGCGGAGGAATGGGCAGCAGATTGAGCCAGCCCAGGCCAAAGTTGATAATTACCCCAACCTGCATGGATTTGAGCGCAAAGATATAAAAGCTGCTGTGCTGCCACTCGACAGGCGGAAAAAAGTTCAGGGTCAGCCGCAGCAAAACACCGAATACGCCTGCAAGAATAAAGTTGGTCAGCGGGCCAGCCAGGGCCACCAGCATCATGTCCTTGGCAGGATTGCGAAAATAGCGCGGGTTGACGGGCACAGGTTTGGCCCAGCCAAAAACAAAGGAGCCGCTGAGGCTCGTGAGGCCAAAAACCAGCAATCCCATCGGGTCAATGTGCGGCAGGGGATTGAGGGTCAGGCGTCCCATCATGCGGGCAGTGGGGTCGCCACAGCGCGCGGCCACCCATCCGTGGGCCACTTCATGCAGAATAATGCCCAGAAGAGCAGGCACTGCCGCGATGGACAGCGTGCTCAGGGCTTGGGATATATCTAAGTTGAACATTGTTGGCGGGTACCATTTTCCGTGCGGCGGAGCAACTTTTTGCCCGCGCCGGTAAGTGTTAGGCCTGCCCGAGACGGCTTTGGCGTTCAGGTTTTGTCATTCAGCGGCAACGCTGCCTTACGGGAACCCTTGGCGGCTGTCTGCCGGGGTAACAGACTGTTTTGAATGCCAGTCACAAAGGGTTCATAAAAGCAGCGTCACACAGCCAAAAGACAGAAATCTGGCGCGCCCGCCGACTAGCCGGAGGAGGCCACCTTTCGAACAAGAACTTCGTCGCCCGGCCAGATGTGCCTGTCAGGGGTAAGCAGCTGGCCGTTACGGGCCACCAGGGCCGTTTCTTCAGCCAGCCCCAGCGCTGCAAGCAATTGCCGCGACGTTTTGGGCCTGGGCAAAGAGAGGTGTTTTTCCTCGGGCTGCAACAGCACGACAATACGCGCGCCCGTGTGTTCAGGCTTGATTACCTGGCAGTGGGCGGGAATTTCCACCGGAGCGCGGCGGGGGCGCAACTGATCTTCTTGCGGGGTAGTGGACGTTTCCGTCATCGGGGTCTCCTTGTGGCGCAGTGGCTATAAATATTCTTCCAGCAGTGCGCAGGTTTCGCAAATCATAGGAACGCACACTGTGGTGAACAGTTTTTTTTCAAGTATAAGCGCGCGGGCTTGCGGATCCGTAAGGTCATGGCCCAAAATGCCGCGGCATTCAAGGCTGCCGTGAGCCTGGGCAAAGGCCGTCATAAAGGCGTCGCGGCGGGCGTACAGGGCCTGCTTCTGCTCACGGCTGCACGCTCCGGCCGGGCCGTGGGCAAGGCCAATGGCCATAAGCGCCCCGGTGACACAGCCGCATGTGTCTGCCTGCCCCATGCCCGAACCAAAACAGGAGGCAATGCGCAACGCGTCTTCGTAGGGAAGACCGAATTTTTCAGAAAAATGGCTCAACACCTGTTGGGCACAAATAACGCCCATGCCAAAATTTTCCTGCACCTCTGCAATATCCATTTTCTCGCTCATTGGCTGTCTCTGCCGGGCTGTTCCGGTGGTCGCGTGCACGCCGTTTCAGCTAGGCGCTGGCGTAGTAATAGATAATGGTTACAACCGTCATGCTGGCCGCGCGCAGTCCCTGATTTGCCAGAATGAGGCGCAGCGCCAGTGCCGGGCGGAAAAAGCCGGAATACGAAGGCAACTGGTGGCGTATGCCGCGCATGGGCGTGGACAGTATGTTGCCCACCATCAGGGCCAGCACGACATCACGGGCCGACAGGCCGCCTGTTTGCAGCACGCTGCCCGCCGCGCCAAGGGCAGCTCCAAGTTCCGCAGCGAGATGCAGCACGATAATGCCCATAGCCTGCGGCTTCAAGAAGGAAAGCCAGGACATGTGCTGTGAAAGCCATTGCTCTGCCAGGGCGAAATAGCCGAACTGCTGCATGAGATACATAAGCACGTAGATGGGCGCGGTAAAGTACACAAGCTTGGGCAGGCGGCGCGTGAAGCGCTTCCAGGCCTTGCGCAGGGCGGCGTTCCAGTCTGTGCGCTCATCGCTGTCGGCCTTGCAGGCAATACAGCCCGGCGGGGGTGGCGGCAGTATGCGCCGGGCCAGCACCACGGTAAAGGCCGTGCGCCCTATGGCGGCCATCAGGGTAAGCCCCACGTAAACGACGGCAGGCATGCCCAGCACGGGCCAGGTAAGCAGAAAAATGGTGGGTGTGTGCACCATATATGCGGGCAAACTGTTGAAAAGGTTGGCCAGCATAAGTTCTTTGCCGGAAAGTTCGCCCAGGTTGTGGCTGTCGGACAAGAGGCTGTTGGCCGCTGCCGGAGACACAAAGGCCAGTGAAAAACTGGCTCCCGCCACTTCGCGCAGATGAGCCACGCGGGCCAGCGGGGCAGCCAGGCGGGCCAGATGGCGTGTCCAGCGCAAGGCCTCGAGCACGTTGGCTATGAGCAGGCCTGCGGCCATGCCCATGAGCAGGCGCAAGAGCGGCCAGCCCAGCGCATGCCAGAGCGCAGCCAGAGAAAAGGCTGTTTCTGCTGATGAGGGTTGAACAGGCATGATTTTGCGGTATTGCGGTTCGCGTGTTGGCAGTTAGGCTTTGTAGCCCGTATCCTGCGGCAGGTCACGGCGGCTTGCCTGGGTGCGGGCCAGAACATCGCAACGTTCGTTTTCCGGGTGTCCTGCATGTCCTTTAAGCCAGTGAAACGTTACCTTGTGCTGGCGCAGAAGCGGCAACATACGCTGCCACAGATCCACATTGAGCACGGGCTTTTTGTCCGACTTGATCCAGTTCTTTTTCACCCATCCCCACAACCAGCCCTTGCTCACGCTGTCGCACACATAGCGCGAATCCGTGTACAGATCCACAAGACAGGGGCTCTTGAGTATAACCAGTGATTCAATGACGGCCAGCATTTCCATGCGGTTGTTGGTGGTGAGGGCGTACCCGCCGGAAAATTCCTTGCGGTAGTCTTCTCCTTCCAGCTTGAGAATGGCTGCCCAGCCGCCGGGGCCGGGGTTGCCGAGACAGGAACCGTCAGTATGAATGGTCACTTTTTGCATTGTATTCCTTGGAAAGTTTATCTGCGGCGTCATGACGCCGGGCCTAGAAACCGTTTGGGAAAAACGGGAACCGTTGGAGAGCCGGATTCTTTATGGCGCAGCCCCGCTTGCGCGGCTGTTACAGTTAACGGGCTGTAGTTTCAGGCCTTCTCGAGCCTGCCTTCTGGCGCGTGAGCCGCACCGCCGCTGCCGGGCAGAGCAGGGCAGGCAGTTATTGAAAATAATCTGCACAGTCCGGCTTTTTATAAAACCAGCGCTGCAAGCTCGGGCCGCATGGGGGCACTTAAACTTTTTCAAATCTAAAAAGCTCTAATGGCAAGCACGAAAGTAAAATCGGGAAGGTCTTAATACGGACGGAAAGTGCTTCCGTTTCGAGACCTGCCCTCGCACGGGCGCAGCATACACGGCATGGAGGCAGTGGGCAACGTGGGCTTTGGCAGCGAACCGCATACAAAAATCCGGCCCTTTCCTGCGGGAAAAGGCCGGATTGAAGTAATGTGCAAAAGAAGCATCAGGCCCGTTTGAGATTCTCGATAATCCTGGCCAGTTCCTGAGCCTGCCGGGCCAGATCGGAAACGGCCTTGCTGGCTTCGCCCATTGCCTGCGATGTTTCGCTGGCAATGGTGTTCACATGTTCCACAGACCGGGCTATTTCTTCCGACGATGCCGACTGCTGCTCACTGGCTGTGGCGATGCTGCGCACCTGGTCTGCTGTCTGTTCCGCAAGCTCGAGGATTTCCTTCAAGGCGTCGCCGCTGCGCAGGGTGAACTGCGTGGCGCGGTTTACCTTCTCCACTGCGGTGTCCATACGCTTCACGCCGGCTTGTGAACTTTCCTGAATGGCGCCGATGGCTTTGCCCACATCCATCGTGGAAGCCATTGTTTTTTCAGCAAGCTTGCGCACTTCGTCGGCAACAACGGCAAAACCCCGGCCGGCGTCACCTGCGCGGGCTGCTTCAATGGCCGCGTTGAGAGCCAGAAGGTTGGTCTGGTCGGCAATGTCCGATATGACCGTCATGATTTCAGAGATGGCCTGTGCATGGCCGGAAAGCTCGTCCATACTGGTTTTGAGCGCCATAGTGTCGCTCTGCACATCGTTGATGGCAGTCTGGCACTGGGCGGTTATCTGCTCGCCGTCATGCGCTTTTTCCTGCGTGGCGCTCGAAAGGCTGGCCCCGGTGGCGGCGTTTCTGGCGACTTCAAGTACCGTGGCGTTCATTTCTTCAACAGCGGTGGCGGTGTCAGCAATGCGCCCAGCCTGTTGCGCCGCGCCGTGTGAGGACTGTTCTATCTGGGCTGAAAGTTCTTCAGAGGCAGAAGCGATGACGTTGACGACGCCTTCCAGCTGGGCAGCTGCGTCAAGCAGCCCTTCGCGACGGGCGTTTTCTGCCCTGGCGCGCGCCTCTTCGGCTTCTGCCTGGGCAATCCCGGCCCGCTCCGAGGCTTCCCGCGCCTTGAGGGATTCCTGCTGCGCGTGCTCGATGTTTTCTTTCAGGGCGTTCACCATGGTCACAATGGATTTATATACGCCTTCCTTGGCGCTGCCGTCATCCACATTGTAGTCGCCCTGCACCACGCGGTTGGCAACGTTGTTGAGTTCGCCGGGGTCTTTGCCCAGCTGTTTGTGCGTGCCGCGAATAATAAAGATAACCGTAGCCGTGCCCGCAATCAGGGCGGCTGCAAGCAAGGTTATAATCAGCACTCTCGCATTGCTGTACATCTCGTCACAGCTATTGCTGGCGGCATCGCCGCCCTCCGTGTTGATGCGCACCAGGCTCATGAGCGACTCATTGCACTGTTCAAAGAGCGTGCGGGACTGCGAACGGAAGAGCTGCATGGCCTGATCATGCTTGTCGTTGCTCGCAAGCTGCATGACCTTGCTGCTGATTTCCAGATATTCCTTCCACTGCCGCAGAAAGGCGTCGTATGTCTGCTGTTCCTGAGGGGAGGAGATGAGCTTCACATACCGGCTGCTGACGGAGCCCATATCCTTCAGGGCTGCATCCATGCGTTTTTTGTAGGTCTGGCTGTACTCGTCAGAGCTGTCAATACTGACAAGCATGGATTCTGCAAGCCGGTAGTCTGATGTGAGCACGTTCAGGTTCAGGGCGCTTCGCGTAGAAGGAAGCCAGTTGCGGCTGATTTCCGTTGATCCGTCATTGATCTTTGACATCTGCATCAGGCTGAACAGGCCCAATAGTGCTATGAGCAGAAGCAAAAACGCTGACATGAGCGAGAGCTTTACTCCTAATTTCATATTTTCCCCCAGGATAGGTGAGTATGCTGTAGTTGTGTGAGATGTTCTTATGTAAGCAAAGAGTTTGCTTTACAGTTGTTTACATGTTGTATTATGTGCAGGTGATTATTTTTTTAGATGTATATGATGTACTTTATGATGTGTCAGATTTTTTATCATTGCTTAAAATGTATTATTGGCATTACTAATCCTGACTTATGGGCATTAGCAATATAAAAAATGGGTTTCAAAAAATAATAGTTTTAGAATGTTGTAAGTAATAAAGTGATTTTATTTATTTGTGCATTATTATTTACTGTAGTGTTTGCCATTGATGTGCAAAAAACAGTGGGTATATTTTAAGTGGCAGCAGGCTTGCCCGTTGGTGTCTGTAGTGTTGTTTGGTTTCAGGTCGGGGTGTGCCAACAGCAAGACAAAAATACGGCAAAATGCCGCCCCTGAATGGCGTCTTATTGAATAGCTATGCTTCCGGCATCAAGAGCGCGTGATAATTTTCAGTCATGAAATATTTTGAAATAAAACTTTTAATAAAATTAAAGTGCTGTGTGTAACTATTTGGCGTTTAAAATAAAAATGACCGAAGCAGAACTTCGGTCATTACGCAGGGGCGCGGCGGGCAGCCGCCCCGTGCATGCGTAAAAGGGCAAGACCCTTTTACGACGATTTTCAGCAGGCGCCGGAGCCGTTGTTGCGTCCGGCGCCTGTGGCGGTTTTTAGCCGCGCAATACAACTATCCTGAATCCGTTTTTTGTACCCTGTCTTGCAAGGGCGGGCCATGCAGTAATCGTGTTACCGCAGCTCCAGCGTTTTTTGCGCCGGGCGGCCAGAGCTCTTGACCGCCGGGCGTTCCAATTCTTGCAAAGGCTAATGGCCTAGTAGCGGTAGTGGTCTGCCTTGAAGGGGCCGTCCACATTGACGCCGATATAATCGGCCTGTTCCTTGGTCAGCTTGGTCAGCTTGACGCCAAGACGGCCAAGATGCAGGCGGGCCACTTCTTCGTCCAGTTCCTTGGGCAGGGTGTACACCTTGTTTTCCAGCTTCTCAGTGGCCAGCTTGATCTGGGCCAGGGTCTGGTTGGTGAAGCTGTTGGACATGACAAAGCTGGCGTGGCCCGTGGCGCAGCCAAGGTTGACCAGGCGGCCTTCAGCCAGCACAACGATGCTGCGGCCAGACTTGAGGGTCCACTTGTCCACCTGCGGCTTGATGTTCAGGCAGGAGACGCCGGGCGTGTTTTCAAGATAGGTCATTTCAATTTCATTGTCGAAATGGCCGATATTGCACACAATGGCCTCGTCCTTCATGCCTTCCATATGCTTGCCGGTGATGACGTGGTAGTTGCCCGTGCAGGTGACGTAGATGTCGCCCTGAGCCAGCGCGTCTTCAATGGTGGTGACTTCATAGCCTTCCATCGCGGCCTGAAGGGCGCAGATGGGGTCGATTTCCGTCACCAGCACGCGCGCGCCGAAGCCGCGCATGGACTGGGCGCAGCCCTTGCCCACGTCGCCGTAGCCCACGACCACAACCACCTTGCCGGCAATCATGACGTCAGTGGCACGCTTGATGCCGTCAGCCAGGGACTCGCGGCAGCCGTACAGGTTGTCGAACTTGGACTTGGTAACAGCGTCGTTGACGTTGATGGCAGGGAAGAGCAGCTTGCCAGCGGCTTCCAGCTGATACAAGCGATGCACGCCAGTGGTGGTTTCTTCCGAAACGCCCTTCATCTTGGCGGCCACCTTGTGCCAGTGCTGCGGATCTTCTTTGAGGCGCAGCTTGAGGCGGTCAAGGATGCACTGCAGTTCCTTGTTGTCGGTCTTTTCATCAAGAACAGCGGGGTTGTTTTCAGCTTCAACACCCTTGTGGATAAGCAGGGTGGCGTCGCCGCCGTCGTCAACAATAAGGTCGGGGCCGCTGCCGTCAGGCCAGGTAAGGGCCATTTCGGTGCACCACCAGTAATCTTCAAGGGTTTCGCCTTTCCAGGCAAAAACCTTGGCCATGCCAAGGTCGGCAATGGCGGAGGCGGCGTGGTCCTGCGTGGAGAAAATATTGCACGAAGCCCAGCGGATGTCCGCGCCCAGAGCGTGCAGCGTCTGGATGAGCATGGCCGTCTGGATGGTCATGTGCAGGGAGCCCGTGATCTTGAGTCCCTTAAGCGGCTTGCTTGGGCCGTATTTCTTGATGCATTCCATAAGGCCGGGCACTTCCCGCTCGGAAAGCTGCATTTCTTTTTTGCCGAAATCGGCCAGGGCCATGTCTGCAACTTTGTGCGCCAGACTCAGGTCAAGAGCTTTGGTCATGGATGTCTCCTATCCTTTGAAGTATGTGATTTGTTAATGATTTTATGCGGGTGGAATGTTGTGCTTCTTGCCCCGCGGCAAAAAGGCTAATGGGCCTCTGCTGTCAAAATCAGCAGGGTCAGGCCCCGGTCCACGGGCTGCCGCGTACAGGTCAGCGTGTTGAAGCCCACAGACTTGAGGTCAGCGGCAAGGCCGTCTTCTTCAAAACCAAGCCAGCGGTCGCCGTAGCGGTTGCGCATGGTTTCGTCGCTGTGGCGAAGAAAATCCGCCACAAAAAGACGTCCGCCGGGGGCCATGATGCGGCGTATCTCGCGCAGCCCGTGCAGCGGGTCGGAAAGATGGTGCAGCACAAGGTTGATGCAGGCGAAATCCGCTTCCTGGTCCCGCAGGGGCAGGTGGCTCAGTTCGCCGATACGCAGCGATACGCGGTCGTCCGAAAGGTCTTCAGGTGTAAAGCGCCGGCGGCAGATCTCAAGCATGCGTGCAGAGCCGTCCACACCGATGACGCCACGCGCCAGCGGCAGCATGCGCGCAAGCACGGCCCCTGTGCCGCAGCCCAGGTCCACAGCCATGCCGCAGTCTTTGGGCACAGCGGCGCACACGGCGTCAGGCAGATCAAAAGCCCCCAGAACCTCGCGGTTCAGTTCGTCCCAGTCTTCAGCAATGGCGTTGAAGAACTGGCGGGTTTTGAGGGCGCGTTCTTCAAGCATCTGCGCCGCCATATTAAGGTCTGCCCTCATGGCTGCGTCTGCATGAACAAAGGGTGAGATGGAGAGCAGAAAGTCGCGCTCTTCGCCTGCGCGTGGCGTAGCGTAGAAGACCCACAGCCCGTCGCGCCGCGAGGTAAGCAGCCCCGCCTCGGTAAGGATTTTCAGATGACGTGAAACCCGTGATTGCCCCATATCCAGAATGCGCACCAGTTCGTTGACCGACAACTCGTAATGCAGCAAGATATGCACAAGGCGAAGGCGTGTTTCGTCTGAAAGTGCTTTAAAATACAAAAGTGCCATTTGTTTTCCTGCGATAAATCAACTTATGTTGATGCTAATATCAATATATCTGCATATGGTCAACAGACCTCGTGCTGCGCAAACCTTTCCCTGTGCGGGGCGGCTCTGTGATTCAGCATGCCCATTATGGCGGAACTGCTCATGTTTCCTAAAGTATTTCGAAAAAAAAATAAAAATGCCGAGCCTGTTCCCGTGGGTGAAGTGCTGGCCGCGGTTATGGCCGGGCTTGGCGTGGACCCGGCGCAGGCTCAGGCGCGTAACCGCCTGAGTCATTTGTGGCAGAACTGGAGCATGGTTATGGGCCCGGAGCTGGCAGAGCTGGCGCGCCCCCTGGGACATCACAGGGACCTGCTGCTCATAGGAGCCGAGGACGCCATGCTGGCTCAAGAACTGCACCTTATGAGCGGTGAGCTACTGGAAAGGGTCAATGCCTTTATGGAAGAACCCTTTTTCGGCGGGGTAAAGGTTTCACTGCTTATGGGCAAGCCGGGGCTGGATGTGACGGCCAGCAAGCCATTGCCGGATGAAGATATGGGCTGGCGCGCCCCCCGTGTTGTGACGCCCGACCCTATTCAGGCCAGGGGCGTTTTTCTTGAAGGTATGGACCCGGACTCGCCAGTGGCACGCGCGTACTCCCGCTTTGCGGAAAGCAGTGCCCGACGTAAAGTATAACTACATATAAATATTGTATAAATGTTTTTGATTTAACATGAACCGCAATGCGACAAGCTCGTTTATGCCTGATTTTGCCGTGCTGATTTTTCAATTCTCTGGCCCAATTTTATTCCTCCCGGCTCTGCGCAGTGCTTTGCACTCACCTGTGGGCCTGCCCTGGCTGCAGGTTGCTCCCGATAGTAAAATTCATGAAAAAGTATGATGAACCGCAAGATTGTTTCAAGAAATATGTTTTATATTTATTATATATTTTAATATGATATAATATACACAAAATATTTCTACATGCGATTTTGTTGTTTGCTTGCTGCTATTGTTGACAACCATTTGCATGCAGTGCTAGCTTCCAAAAAGCGTTACCCGCCTGCGCACAAATGGTGGGAAAGAGCACGCGGAGGATTGAATGAACGTGCAAAAAATTATGGAAGACATTTGTCTGAAGCACGACAACGGCAGCGATTTCAGTTTTCGTGGCCGACTTTTTTCTGAGTGCTCGTGGTACGACGAAGCACTTGGCATGCTCACCCGTCAAAAGCTTTATGTGACCGACACCAACGAACAGGTGTATTATATCGTGCGCTCGTCTGGTCAGGAGCGCAGCCGTCATGCGTACCGTCTTGCAGTACATGGCGACAATTGCATCATTCATAACGGCCTGGCCGAAATGTCTTTGCAGTTCGATATGCTCATGCTGGCCGTACGCGGCCTTTGCGGGCTTGAATCTGGCGCAACGCCTACACTTTCAATGGTGGAAGAAATGCTCAAGGCGGCTAACGCCTGATTTTCCACATATCTTGATGTCTAAAGGGCGGCCCTTCTGGGTCGCCCTTTTGCGTTTTTGTTGTCGGCGTTGTTACTCTAGAGTTTTTCAATAAACGGCAGGGGGTAAGCCGCATTGCCGGCCTGCGGGACGGTTTTTCACGCAACAGTTCTGCGTTTGCGGGCGCCGGGCTTGCGCACGCAGTGGCTCTCGCTGGCATCATGCCCCGGCCCGAGTGCGGCGGGGCAGAGGCATCGGCTGTTGTTCCGCCAGAAGCACCAAGGTCTGCACAAAAATCCGCTGGCGTTTTTTTATGGCCAGCGGTTCTTTTACTTGGCGCTGGCAACACGCAACAGGTCGGCCCCGTGCGGTTGCCACAAGCGTCCTTCAGCCCATTCCGGCGTCAAACTTTCGCTCCAAACAGCAGGGAAAAGCATCACACGAAAACCCTGCCTGGCGCGGGGCTATTTCAGTCCGTGGTTTCGGGCAGAGCCTTCTGGTCGTCGCGGGCTGAGCACTCTATTCGTGGCAGTGGCGTGAAGTAGTTGGTACCCCAGGTGAGCGCCAGAACAAAAACTGCGGCGAAAAGGCCTATAACCGGGCTCCATAATGGCGCTGCGGAAAGAGATAACCGCATGAGCAGGGTGCCTATAACAAACCCGGAGTTGCGGAATACAGCGTGAAAGGCGGGCATGTAGCGTTGCGCTATAAGCACCAGGGTGATGTCTGAAAAAATCAAAATGGTGTACAGAGTTTCAAAAAAGCTCTGGTCGTTGCCTGTGGTGACAAAAGAAATAACATCCCGCACGGCGACGCAAAGGAAAATGATGAAGAGCAGCAGGGCCAGCAGCTTTTTGCTCATGACATAACGCATACGCAGATCTGGAGAGGAGATGAAATGCATGTGCCGGCGGGCAATGCGCTTGTACAGCCCAAGGCATAGGTATACCAGCAGGGCGCCCGCGCCCGAGACGGCGATATAGAGCACGGGCAGCATATCGCTGGCCACGCTGACGGGCTCCGGCAAATGGCTCAATTCCTTGAAGGCGTTGCGAAGCAGAATAAGGGTAAGAATTTCAAATTGCTTGCCCATTGATTGCGAAAGGGAGCTGGGTATGACGAGGATGAGCCCCATAACCTCAAGCACCAATATGAGCGTAAAAGCTAGATGGATAGCGTAAAAATGGCTGGTGGGCGTGACGGAAGACAACCAGGGGGGCAAAATTCCCTGTCTGTTCAGCTCAATACCCAGAAGGGCCAGCAAATAGACCCAGAGGATGAAAAAAGCCACACGCCGTTGGGTGACAGCGCGTTCCCAACTGTGTTGCAACCAATCAAATGCATCAGTAATGGGCTGCAATTTTTCAATAAACATATTTTGAAACACCCCTCTGAGCGAAATATTCGTTGTCTTGTTGTGTGCTGAAAAAGCATAGCCACACGCGGATAAATGTCAAAGACAGCTTTGCGGCAGGCCTGTGACAGAAGAGACAATTTTTTGGCGGCA
Proteins encoded in this window:
- a CDS encoding site-2 protease family protein; this translates as MFNLDISQALSTLSIAAVPALLGIILHEVAHGWVAARCGDPTARMMGRLTLNPLPHIDPMGLLVFGLTSLSGSFVFGWAKPVPVNPRYFRNPAKDMMLVALAGPLTNFILAGVFGVLLRLTLNFFPPVEWQHSSFYIFALKSMQVGVIINFGLGWLNLLPIPPLDGSKVVAYFLPFNAAMSYLSIERFGFIILLGLLFTGLLGMVLGPLVTGSARGLLTLLGIL
- a CDS encoding C-GCAxxG-C-C family protein, translated to MSEKMDIAEVQENFGMGVICAQQVLSHFSEKFGLPYEDALRIASCFGSGMGQADTCGCVTGALMAIGLAHGPAGACSREQKQALYARRDAFMTAFAQAHGSLECRGILGHDLTDPQARALILEKKLFTTVCVPMICETCALLEEYL
- the rnhA gene encoding ribonuclease HI, translating into MQKVTIHTDGSCLGNPGPGGWAAILKLEGEDYRKEFSGGYALTTNNRMEMLAVIESLVILKSPCLVDLYTDSRYVCDSVSKGWLWGWVKKNWIKSDKKPVLNVDLWQRMLPLLRQHKVTFHWLKGHAGHPENERCDVLARTQASRRDLPQDTGYKA
- a CDS encoding HAMP domain-containing methyl-accepting chemotaxis protein, with product MKLGVKLSLMSAFLLLLIALLGLFSLMQMSKINDGSTEISRNWLPSTRSALNLNVLTSDYRLAESMLVSIDSSDEYSQTYKKRMDAALKDMGSVSSRYVKLISSPQEQQTYDAFLRQWKEYLEISSKVMQLASNDKHDQAMQLFRSQSRTLFEQCNESLMSLVRINTEGGDAASNSCDEMYSNARVLIITLLAAALIAGTATVIFIIRGTHKQLGKDPGELNNVANRVVQGDYNVDDGSAKEGVYKSIVTMVNALKENIEHAQQESLKAREASERAGIAQAEAEEARARAENARREGLLDAAAQLEGVVNVIASASEELSAQIEQSSHGAAQQAGRIADTATAVEEMNATVLEVARNAATGASLSSATQEKAHDGEQITAQCQTAINDVQSDTMALKTSMDELSGHAQAISEIMTVISDIADQTNLLALNAAIEAARAGDAGRGFAVVADEVRKLAEKTMASTMDVGKAIGAIQESSQAGVKRMDTAVEKVNRATQFTLRSGDALKEILELAEQTADQVRSIATASEQQSASSEEIARSVEHVNTIASETSQAMGEASKAVSDLARQAQELARIIENLKRA
- the ahcY gene encoding adenosylhomocysteinase is translated as MTKALDLSLAHKVADMALADFGKKEMQLSEREVPGLMECIKKYGPSKPLKGLKITGSLHMTIQTAMLIQTLHALGADIRWASCNIFSTQDHAASAIADLGMAKVFAWKGETLEDYWWCTEMALTWPDGSGPDLIVDDGGDATLLIHKGVEAENNPAVLDEKTDNKELQCILDRLKLRLKEDPQHWHKVAAKMKGVSEETTTGVHRLYQLEAAGKLLFPAINVNDAVTKSKFDNLYGCRESLADGIKRATDVMIAGKVVVVVGYGDVGKGCAQSMRGFGARVLVTEIDPICALQAAMEGYEVTTIEDALAQGDIYVTCTGNYHVITGKHMEGMKDEAIVCNIGHFDNEIEMTYLENTPGVSCLNIKPQVDKWTLKSGRSIVVLAEGRLVNLGCATGHASFVMSNSFTNQTLAQIKLATEKLENKVYTLPKELDEEVARLHLGRLGVKLTKLTKEQADYIGVNVDGPFKADHYRY
- a CDS encoding ArsR/SmtB family transcription factor — translated: MALLYFKALSDETRLRLVHILLHYELSVNELVRILDMGQSRVSRHLKILTEAGLLTSRRDGLWVFYATPRAGEERDFLLSISPFVHADAAMRADLNMAAQMLEERALKTRQFFNAIAEDWDELNREVLGAFDLPDAVCAAVPKDCGMAVDLGCGTGAVLARMLPLARGVIGVDGSARMLEICRRRFTPEDLSDDRVSLRIGELSHLPLRDQEADFACINLVLHHLSDPLHGLREIRRIMAPGGRLFVADFLRHSDETMRNRYGDRWLGFEEDGLAADLKSVGFNTLTCTRQPVDRGLTLLILTAEAH
- a CDS encoding DUF721 domain-containing protein; its protein translation is MFPKVFRKKNKNAEPVPVGEVLAAVMAGLGVDPAQAQARNRLSHLWQNWSMVMGPELAELARPLGHHRDLLLIGAEDAMLAQELHLMSGELLERVNAFMEEPFFGGVKVSLLMGKPGLDVTASKPLPDEDMGWRAPRVVTPDPIQARGVFLEGMDPDSPVARAYSRFAESSARRKV